The Pueribacillus theae genome has a segment encoding these proteins:
- a CDS encoding Fur family transcriptional regulator — MTVNEYMNQLKKRGYKKTDKREEMIRIFEREKRYLSAKEMLHSMQSTFPGLSLDTVYRNLSLFEQLDIVETTDLNGERIYRLNCSKGDHHHHLICLSCGKSRLIDICPLDALSEPPSEFVITDHKFELYGYCKECC; from the coding sequence ATGACAGTTAATGAATATATGAACCAATTAAAAAAGCGTGGATATAAGAAGACTGATAAGCGTGAAGAGATGATTCGGATATTTGAACGGGAGAAACGCTATTTATCTGCAAAAGAAATGCTTCACTCTATGCAGTCCACTTTCCCTGGATTGAGCCTTGATACAGTTTACCGGAACCTTTCGTTATTTGAACAGCTTGACATCGTAGAGACAACAGATCTAAATGGAGAACGGATTTATCGTTTGAACTGCTCAAAAGGCGATCACCACCATCATCTCATTTGCTTATCGTGCGGGAAGTCGAGATTAATTGACATTTGCCCACTAGATGCGCTGTCTGAGCCCCCGAGTGAGTTCGTAATTACCGATCATAAATTTGAATTGTACGGATACTGTAAAGAATGCTGCTAA